Proteins encoded in a region of the Sulfurimonas marina genome:
- the rplR gene encoding 50S ribosomal protein L18: MNAKVLKSKLANRLKRKRRIRAKISGSATLPRVSVFKSNRYLSVQAIDDATGTTLCALNSKAISQKANKEGATATAEAFAGKLKEAGLTSIVFDRNGYQYHGVIAAFGEALRANEIKF; the protein is encoded by the coding sequence ATGAACGCTAAAGTATTAAAAAGCAAATTGGCAAATCGTTTAAAACGTAAACGTCGTATCCGTGCAAAAATATCTGGTAGTGCTACACTTCCTCGTGTTTCTGTATTTAAATCAAATCGTTACCTAAGTGTACAAGCAATTGATGATGCAACTGGAACTACTCTATGTGCATTAAACTCAAAAGCGATTTCACAAAAAGCTAACAAAGAAGGTGCAACAGCTACTGCTGAAGCTTTCGCTGGAAAGCTTAAAGAAGCTGGTTTAACTAGCATCGTATTTGATCGTAATGGTTACCAATATCACGGCGTAATTGCTGCGTTTGGTGAAGCACTTCGTGCTAACGAAATTAAGTTTTAG
- the rpsE gene encoding 30S ribosomal protein S5, protein MEINRDDFEESIVNIGRVTKVVKGGRRFRFTALIVVGDKNGTVGFGVGKAKEVPDAIKKAVDDAFKNLTTVSIKGTTIAHDIEHKFNASRVLLKPASEGTGVIAGGATRPVLELAGIQDILTKSIGSNNPNTLVRATIEALSRLKG, encoded by the coding sequence ATGGAAATCAATAGAGATGATTTTGAAGAATCAATTGTAAATATTGGCCGTGTTACTAAGGTTGTTAAAGGTGGTAGACGTTTCCGTTTCACTGCTTTAATCGTTGTTGGTGATAAAAATGGTACTGTAGGTTTCGGTGTTGGAAAAGCTAAAGAGGTTCCAGACGCTATTAAAAAAGCTGTTGATGACGCTTTCAAAAACTTAACTACTGTTAGTATCAAAGGTACTACTATCGCTCACGATATTGAACACAAGTTCAACGCTTCTCGCGTTTTACTAAAACCAGCATCTGAAGGTACTGGTGTTATCGCTGGTGGGGCAACTCGTCCAGTTCTAGAGCTTGCAGGGATTCAAGATATCCTTACAAAATCTATCGGTTCAAACAATCCAAACACACTAGTACGTGCTACTATCGAAGCACTTAGTAGATTAAAAGGATAA
- the rplO gene encoding 50S ribosomal protein L15, translated as MGIENLTPAEGSTHSRKRVGRGQGSGMGKTSTRGQKGQKSRTGYKRKRNFEGGQQPLAKRLPKIGFTSKIEKPYVINVEKIKAVAELAEITMESIRGVHKMSNSVNKVKLVGASAKDLASKIKDENVTTTGN; from the coding sequence ATGGGTATTGAAAACTTAACTCCTGCAGAGGGATCAACTCATTCTCGTAAGAGAGTGGGACGTGGTCAAGGTTCAGGTATGGGTAAGACTTCGACTCGTGGTCAAAAAGGTCAAAAATCTCGTACTGGTTACAAAAGAAAAAGAAACTTTGAGGGTGGTCAACAACCACTTGCAAAACGTTTACCAAAAATCGGTTTTACTTCTAAAATAGAAAAACCATACGTAATAAACGTTGAAAAAATCAAAGCTGTTGCAGAGCTTGCTGAGATCACAATGGAGTCAATCCGTGGTGTTCACAAAATGTCTAACTCTGTAAACAAAGTTAAACTAGTAGGTGCATCTGCAAAAGATTTAGCATCGAAAATTAAAGACGAAAACGTTACAACTACAGGTAACTAG
- the secY gene encoding preprotein translocase subunit SecY, which yields MNKNLVNKILITIGFLFIYRLLAYVPVPGVDTAVIASFFDSHQSDALGLFNMFSGNAVERLSIISLGIMPYITASIIMELLAATFPTLGQMKKERDGMVKYMQIIRYATIVITIIQAVGVSVGLQSLTGPNGNSAILADHTTFVILSAVSMLAGTMLLMWIGEQITQSGIGNGISLIIFAGIVSAIPSAIGQTVTMVNTGAMSFLTVIAILALIFATVAIIIYVELGERRVPITYAKKTMMQNQNKRVMNYIPIKVNLSGVIPVIFASAILMFPMTVLSSSTNPTVQAIADFLNPNGYFFNFLTFVFVIFFAFFYASITFNAKDISDNLKRQGGFIPGIRTGEATKEFLNETASRLTVTGSLYLGLVATLPFMIIKGMGVPFFFGGTAVLIVVQVALDTMRKIEAQIYMSKYETLSATGL from the coding sequence GTGAATAAAAATCTAGTTAATAAGATACTTATTACTATTGGATTTTTGTTTATCTACCGCCTGCTGGCATACGTGCCAGTTCCAGGTGTAGATACTGCTGTTATCGCTTCATTCTTCGACTCACATCAATCAGACGCATTAGGTTTATTTAACATGTTTAGCGGTAATGCCGTTGAAAGATTATCTATCATTTCACTTGGTATTATGCCTTATATCACTGCTTCAATTATCATGGAGCTTCTTGCTGCTACATTCCCAACTCTCGGGCAAATGAAAAAAGAGCGTGATGGAATGGTTAAATATATGCAAATAATCCGTTATGCAACTATAGTTATTACAATTATTCAAGCTGTTGGTGTAAGCGTTGGACTACAAAGCTTAACAGGTCCAAATGGAAATAGTGCTATCTTAGCTGATCACACTACATTTGTTATTTTATCTGCTGTTTCTATGTTAGCGGGTACTATGCTTCTTATGTGGATTGGTGAGCAAATAACTCAAAGTGGTATCGGTAACGGTATATCATTAATCATTTTTGCTGGTATCGTTTCAGCAATTCCAAGTGCTATAGGTCAAACAGTAACTATGGTAAATACAGGTGCTATGAGTTTCTTAACGGTAATTGCTATCTTAGCTCTTATTTTTGCAACTGTTGCTATTATTATTTACGTTGAACTTGGTGAGCGTCGTGTTCCAATCACATATGCGAAAAAAACTATGATGCAAAACCAAAATAAACGTGTTATGAACTATATCCCTATTAAAGTTAACCTATCTGGTGTTATCCCTGTTATCTTTGCTTCAGCAATTTTAATGTTCCCTATGACTGTACTTTCAAGCAGTACAAATCCTACGGTTCAAGCGATAGCGGACTTTTTAAATCCAAATGGATACTTCTTTAACTTTTTAACTTTTGTATTTGTAATTTTCTTTGCATTCTTTTATGCATCAATTACATTTAACGCAAAAGACATTTCAGATAATCTAAAACGTCAAGGTGGATTTATCCCAGGTATTCGTACAGGTGAAGCGACAAAAGAGTTTTTAAATGAAACTGCAAGTAGATTGACTGTAACGGGTTCTCTATACCTTGGTTTAGTGGCTACACTTCCGTTTATGATTATAAAAGGTATGGGGGTTCCATTCTTCTTTGGTGGTACTGCTGTTTTAATCGTTGTTCAAGTTGCTCTTGACACAATGAGAAAAATTGAGGCTCAGATCTATATGAGCAAGTATGAAACTTTAAGTGCAACTGGTCTATAA
- the map gene encoding type I methionyl aminopeptidase yields the protein MAIALRKPQEIEKLRAANKIVGATLDLLRENTKVGMSLKELDAMAEDYIRSQGAKPSFKGLYGFPNAVCTSLNEVIIHGIPNDYKLQEGDVIGYDIGTELEGWFGDAAISVGVGEISKQDEELIACAKDTLYYGIENIKEGMRFKELSYMMEQFIIERGFVPLRNFCGHGIGKKPHEEPEIPNYLEGGNPKAGPKIKNGMVFCIEPMICQKDGKPIILDNGWDVVSADGLRGSHYEHTVAVVGGKAEILSLA from the coding sequence ATGGCTATTGCACTTAGAAAACCACAAGAGATTGAAAAATTAAGAGCTGCCAACAAAATTGTTGGCGCAACTCTTGACCTTCTTCGCGAAAACACAAAAGTTGGTATGAGTCTAAAAGAGTTAGATGCTATGGCTGAAGATTATATCAGAAGTCAAGGTGCTAAACCATCTTTTAAAGGCCTATACGGATTCCCAAATGCAGTATGTACATCTTTAAATGAAGTGATCATTCACGGAATTCCAAACGATTATAAACTTCAAGAAGGTGATGTTATCGGTTACGATATAGGAACAGAACTTGAAGGTTGGTTTGGTGATGCAGCTATCAGTGTTGGTGTTGGTGAAATATCAAAACAAGATGAAGAGTTAATCGCTTGTGCAAAAGATACACTATATTATGGTATTGAAAATATCAAAGAGGGTATGAGATTTAAAGAACTTTCTTATATGATGGAGCAATTTATCATTGAAAGAGGTTTTGTACCGCTTAGAAATTTTTGTGGTCACGGTATAGGGAAAAAACCTCATGAAGAACCTGAAATTCCAAATTATCTTGAAGGTGGTAACCCAAAAGCGGGTCCTAAGATAAAAAATGGAATGGTTTTTTGTATTGAGCCTATGATCTGTCAAAAAGATGGTAAGCCTATCATCTTAGATAATGGTTGGGATGTTGTTAGTGCCGACGGTTTACGCGGTTCACACTATGAGCATACTGTCGCAGTTGTTGGCGGTAAAGCTGAAATATTATCTCTTGCGTAA
- the infA gene encoding translation initiation factor IF-1 has product MAKADVIEVDGKIVEALPNATFRVELENGHIILCHIAGKMRMHYIKILPGDKVKLELTPYSLDKGRITYRYK; this is encoded by the coding sequence ATGGCTAAAGCAGATGTTATTGAAGTTGATGGCAAGATTGTTGAAGCATTGCCAAACGCAACATTTCGTGTTGAACTAGAAAATGGACATATTATTTTATGTCATATTGCCGGTAAAATGCGTATGCACTACATCAAAATACTTCCAGGTGACAAAGTGAAGTTAGAACTTACTCCCTACTCACTTGATAAAGGCCGTATCACTTATAGATACAAATAA